A section of the Drosophila sechellia strain sech25 chromosome 3L, ASM438219v1, whole genome shotgun sequence genome encodes:
- the LOC6611105 gene encoding Down syndrome cell adhesion molecule-like protein Dscam2 isoform X12 has protein sequence MWISSRFFVILLLLNLDNTCSEPFEAHLRGPGFVMEPPGRVEFSNSSGGWLDCSASGSPQPTVDWVHADGSAVTEIHGVRRVLRNGTLVLMPFAAAAYHQDVHNTIYRCIASNSVGRIVSRDVQVRAVVAQAYKVDVEVLSAARGCTAILRCVVPTFVKELVRVVSWVHEPAIYIYPSLQGDGKFHLLPTGELLIHNLQESDESQSFRCRSMHRLTRQVVVSSPTRLRINSHRGIISPSVVEHTAHVQVSQDEGAVLLCVAQGCPSPEYSWFTHNGAGPLPVLSGPRVRLLGPILAIEAVTGEDSGVYKCTAGNVGGEASAELRLTVATPIQVEISPNVLSVHMGGTAEFRCLVTSNGSPVGMQNILWYKDGRQLPSSGRVEDTLVVPRVSRENRGMYQCVVRRPEGDTFQATAELQLGDAPPVLLYSFIEQTLQPGPAVSLKCSAAGNPTPQISWTLDGFPLPSNGRFMIGQYITVHGDVISHVNISHVMVEDGGEYACIAENRAGRVQHAARLNIYGLPYIRLIPKVTAVSGETLNLKCPVAGYPIEEIHWERGGRELPDDIRQRVQPDGSLTISPVQKNSDSGVYTCWARNKQGHSARRSGEVTVIVPPSIEPFAFQEGLAEGMRTRTVCGVSRGDPPLKLIWLKDGDPLPDLLGANVTMLDQYSSLLSIPSLSATHSGEYTCVAKNPAAEIKYTALLQVKVPPRWIVEPVDANVERNRHIMLHCQAQGVPTPSIVWKKATGSKSGEYEEVRERPFTKLLGNGSLLLQHVKEDREGFYLCQANNGIGTGIGKVIQLKVNSSPYFSSTSRSVMVKKGDTALLQCAVSGDKPINIVWMRSGKNTLNPSTNYKISVKQEATPDGVSAELQIRTVDATDSGPYFCRASNLYGNDQQLVQLQVQEPPLPPSVLEAAMISSRSVNIKWQPKTLGTGDVTKYIVEFREADPLFVDQWQQIEVKDPPHFNAMIENLKPATRYAFRVIAEGSAGRSAPSQELIVRTEPQRPAGPPLSLSARPLSSTELLISWVAPLPELRHGDIQGYNVGYKLSSSGNTAYNFTSVSGDGDGGNGELLLSGLAKFARYTVVVQAFNQVGPGPLSEPTAAQTMEDVPSRPPEDVRCAALSSQSLQVSWQPPPIYHTNGLLQGYKLIFEPIIDDIQPSKDEVESRKTTALTMVLTGLRKYTNYSIQVLAHTRMGDGVVSKPLFCHSEEDVPEAPADIKVVSSSSQSLYISWLPPNEPNGVITKYSLYTRVVNGREELNNEKRSLPSQQAYYEAKGLHPHMEYQFWVTASTRVGEGKSSRVSSQITTNRIPARIISFGGPVVRPWRSTVTLPCTAVGKPKREWFKSDVALRQGGLHNSQLLDSGDLIISSLQLADGGNYSCQVDNGIGTDRLTHTLIVQVPPTAPVLYVTSATSSSILMHWKCGFTGNAPITGYTLFYRRANGNTDEMQLSRHASSHELKGLMCGSTYQIHLSAQNKVGTSPTSTILHVRTQGQSPGHPASTALLAPNSTSLLVRLHSWPDNGCPLLYFVLQYRAVTDDPDAEWVLVSNALKPQRRIVVNNLQPSTLYQLRMEAHNVAGISQAEFNFVTLTKDGDPPPPEIMHRGRSGQTTVIFANINLLIPTIAAVSGMFCTIIMIIVCYRHMLKNAPPLAEQSQIQKESLENRANSEAAQRERYYATIHKVSMQNNDKIPETSEDISPYATFQLSEAGGNMSQPHHGGPANTLLHSFMYHERALAEGCSSPPPAAVLNPPTTTTHHHHHHRPLKTIHNYYQTSPFHNISKNRRRHSRKTEPESEESESDQDQLTSSRTESSNQHEGKIKHSIIYHGAQSSTSSDLSPMSEQKSLPRRGRSRYHHQQYQFSTNTTPRHHNSNKMNNNTTSNTNTTATNTTATPSTSSNSNKILSPRGGNLKSISSTFKSQDSIQCHIPTLVKSPSISTQQQKQFHKQQLQNSSTNNSQHSSSNPNSSSLKQQQPLLITPKLHQLEANGQELLGLDGIGNSPLVACMPPSSQFRPIPHKSIMPAHEPPHHHNHSQQSHPHQQQQHQHPGTLLNPSTAMLSSKFFTAPTLPK, from the exons ATGGCAAATTCCACTTGCTGCCCACCGGCGAGCTGCTCATCCACAATCTGCAGGAGAGCGATGAGTCGCAGTCCTTCCGCTGCCGCAGCATGCACCGCCTCACCCGCCAGGTGGTCGTCAGTTCACCCACACGACTGCGTATTAATT CGCATCGCGGCATCATTTCGCCGAGCGTGGTGGAGCACACGGCTCATGTGCAGGTGTCGCAGGACGAGGGCGCGGTGCTCCTGTGCGTCGCCCAGGGCTGTCCTTCGCCCGAATACAG CTGGTTCACCCACAATGGAGCCGGACCCCTGCCCGTGCTGAGTGGTCCTCGTGTCCGACTGCTCGGCCCCATCCTGGCCATCGAGGCTGTGACTGGCGAGGATTCCGGCGTCTACAAGTGCACGGCCGGCAATGTGGGCGGCGAGGCTAGTGCCGAGCTCCGGCTCACGGTGGCCACGCCCATCCAAGTGGAAATCTCACCGAACGTTCTCAGCGTTCACATGGGCGGCACCGCAGAGTTCCGGTGCCTGGTCACCAGCAACGGCAGTCCCGTGGGCATGCAGAACATCCTGTGGTACAAGGACGGCCGCCAGCTGCCCTCCTCCGGCCGCGTAGAGGACACCCTGGTTGTGCCACGCGTGAGTCGCGAAAACCGCGGCATGTATCAGTGCGTGGTACGACGGCCCGAGGGTGATACGTTCCAGGCCACCGCCGAGCTGCAACTGGGAG ATGCGCCGCCCGTGCTCCTCTACAGCTTTATCGAGCAGACTCTGCAGCCAGGACCAGCTGTGAGCCTCAAGTGCTCCGCTGCCGGCAATCCTACGCCGCAAATTTCATGGACACTGGACGGATTTCCGCTGCCATCAAACGGAAG ATTTATGATCGGACAATACATCACCGTGCATGGCGATGTAATTAGTCATGTTAACATAAGCCACGTCATGGTCGAGGATGGTGGCGAGTACGCCTGCATCGCGGAGAATCGAGCAGGACGAGTGCAGCATGCGGCGCGCTTGAATATTTATG GTCTTCCATACATTCGACTGATTCCGAAGGTAACTGCCGTCTCCGGCGAGACATTGAATCTGAAGTGCCCGGTGGCCGGCTATCCCATCGAGGAGATCCACTGGGAGCGCGGAGGACGGGAGCTGCCGGATGACATACGGCAACGTGTCCAGCCGGACGGCTCGCTGACCATCAGTCCCGTGCAGAAGAACTCCGATTCCGGCGTGTATACGTGCTGGGCGAGGAACAAACAGGGTCACAGTGCCCGGCGGAGTGGCGAGGTGACGGTCATAG TGCCGCCGAGCATAGAACCGTTCGCCTTCCAGGAGGGTTTGGCCGAGGGCATGCGGACGAGGACCGTCTGCGGGGTGTCCAGGGGCGATCCGCCGCTGAAGCTCATCTGGCTGAAGGACGGTGATCCGCTGCCCGACCTTTTGGGGGCCAATGTCACCATGCTAGACCAGTACAGCTCCCTGCTGAGCATTCCGTCGCTGTCGGCCACGCATTCCGGCGAGTACACGTGCGTGGCCAAGAATCCGGCGGCCGAGATCAAGTATACGGCCCTCTTGCAGGTCAAAG TGCCGCCTCGCTGGATCGTCGAGCCCGTGGACGCGAATGTGGAGCGCAATCGCCACATTATGCTGCATTGCCAGGCGCAGGGTGTTCCCACACCCAGCATAGTGTGGAAGAAGGCCACAG GCAGTAAGTCGGGAGAGTACGAGGAAGTCCGCGAGCGTCCCTTCACCAAGCTCCTGGGCAATGGTTCCCTGCTGCTGCAACACGTTAAGGAGGATCGCGAGGGCTTCTATCTGTGCCAGGCCAACAATGGCATCGGCACCGGCATCGGAAAGGTCATCCAGCTGAAAGTGAACT CCTCGCCGTACTTCTCATCCACTTCCCGGTCCGTGATGGTGAAAAAGGGCGACACGGCACTGCTCCAATGTGCCGTCAGTGGGGACAAGCCGATTAACATTGTTTGGATGCGCTCGGGCAAGAACACGCTGAATCCGTCAACCAATTACAA GATCTCGGTGAAGCAGGAGGCCACACCAGACGGAGTGTCCGCCGAGCTCCAAATCCGCACCGTGGACGCCACCGACAGCGGTCCGTACTTCTGTCGGGCCAGCAATTTGTATGGCAATGATCAGCAGCTGGTGCAGCTGCAGGTCCAGGAgccaccactgccacccaGTGTCCTGGAGGCGGCCATGATCAGCAGTCGATCGGTGAACATCAAGTGGCAGCCAAAAACCTTGGGCACTGGCGATGTGACCAAGTACATAGTGGAGTTCCGCGAGGCAGATC CTTTGTTTGTGGACCAGTGGCAGCAGATCGAGGTCAAGGATCCGCCACATTTCAATGCAATGATCGAGAACCTTAAGCCGGCGACACGTTACGCATTCCGGGTGATTGCTGAGGGATCGGCTGGTCGCAGTGCACCCAGCCAGGAGCTGATTGTTCGCACGGAACCACAGCGACCCGCAGGACCTCCTCTAAGTCTGTCCGCCAGACCTTTGTCTTCCACCGAGCTGCTTATCAGTTGGGTGGCTCCTTTGCCGGAGCTGCGACATGGGGACATTCAGGGCTACAATGTGGGCTACAAGCTGTCCAGTTCGGGAAATACGGCATACAACttcacttccgtttccggagATGGCGATGGAGGCAATGGAGAGCTACTACTGAGCGGACTGGCTAAGTTCGCGCGATATACCGTGGTGGTGCAGGCCTTCAATCAGGTGGGGCCAGGACCTCTTTCGGAACCCACCGCTGCTCAAACAATGGAAGATG TTCCAAGTCGACCACCGGAGGACGTGCGCTGTGCCGCCTTATCCTCGCAATCGCTTCAGGTGTCCTGGCAACCACCGCCAATTTACCACACCAATGGACTGCTGCAGGGATACAAGCTGATATTCGAGCCCATCATCGATGACATTCAGCCCAGCAAGGACGAAGTGGAGTCAAGGAAGACGACAGCACTCACCATGGTGCTGACAGGACTTCGCAAATACACCAACTACAGCATTCAGGTTTTGGCCCACACGCGTATGGGCGATGGAGTGGTATCGAAGCCATTGTTCTGCCACAGCGAAGAGGATGTGCCCGAGGCTCCGGCGGATATCAAAGTTGTGTCGAGCTCATCGCAATCCCTGTATATCTCTTGGTTGCCACCGAATGAACCGAACGGAGTGATCACCAAATACAGTCTGTACACCCGCGTGGTTAACGGTCGCGAGGAGCTGAACAATGAGAAACGTAGTCTGCCATCGCAGCAGGCCTATTACGAAGCCAAAGGACTGCATCCGCATATGGAGTATCAGTTCTGGGTGACGGCCAGCACTCGAGTGGGCGAGGGCAAGAGTTCGCGAGTGTCCTCACAAATCACCACGAATCGCATACCGGCAAGGATCATATCCTTCGGTGGTCCAGTGGTCAGACCTTGGCGATCCACCGTTACTCTACCCTGCACGGCTGTCGGAAAACCCAAACGGGAGTGGTTCAAATCAGATGTGGCACTGCGGCAAGGTGGACTCCATAACTCCCAGCTGCTGGACAGTGGGGATCTGATCATCTCCAGCCTGCAACTGGCGGATGGTGGCAACTACAGCTGTCAGGTGGACAATGGCATTGGAACTGATCGATTAACGCACACCCTCATTGTCCAAGTGCCACCTACAGCTCCGGTTCTTTATGTAACGAGTGCCACCTCGAGCAGCATCCTGATGCACTGGAAGTGCGGCTTCACGGGCAATGCACCCATCACCGGCTATACCTTGTTCTACCGGCGAGCCAATGGCAACACGGACGAGATGCAATTGTCGCGACATGCTTCCAGTCATGAACTCAAGGGCCTGATGTGTGGCAGCACGTACCAGATCCACCTGAGTGCCCAGAACAAGGTGGGCACCTCACCCACCAGCACCATTCTGCACGTGCGCACTCAGGGTCAATCGCCTGGTCATCCTGCCTCCACTGCCCTCTTGGCACCCAACTCGACCTCTCTGTTGGTTCGACTGCACTCTTGGCCGGACAACGGATGTCCTTTGCTCTACTTTGTCCTGCAGTACCGAGCGGTGACCGACGATCCGGATGCGGAATGGGTGCTAG TATCTAATGCCTTAAAACCGCAGCGGCGCATAGTAGTCAACAATCTGCAACCATCGACGCTCTATCAGCTCCGCATGGAGGCGCACAATGTGGCTGGAATCTCGCAGGCGGAGTTCAACTTCGTGACCCTGACCAAGGATGGAGATCCACCGCCGCCGGAAATCATGCACCGTGGACGTAGTGGTCAAACCACGGTCATATTCGCCAATATTAACCTGCTCATCCCAACTATAGCGGCCGTTTCCGGAATGTTCTGCACAATCATCATGATCATCGTTTGCTACCGACACA TGCTTAAAAATGCACCACCGCTCGCAGAGCAAAGTCAAATTCAAAAGGAATCACTCGAGAATCGAGCCAACTCCGAGGCTGCCCAGCGGGAGAGGTATTATGCCACCATACACAAGGTGTCCATGCAGAACAACGATAAGATTCCAG AAACCTCCGAGGACATCTCGCCGTATGCCACCTTCCAGCTGTCGGAGGCTGGGGGCAACATGTCACAGCCGCACCACGGCGGTCCGGCCAACACGCTGCTCCACTCGTTCATGTACCACGAGCGGGCCCTGGCCGAGGGCTGCTCGTCGCCACCACCAGCCGCGGTACTGAACCCACCAACAACCACCacccatcaccaccaccaccaccgtcCACTAAAGACAATTCATAATTATTATCAGACCTCACCGTTCCATAATATC TCCAAGAACCGGAGGCGCCACTCCAGGAAGACGGAGCCGGAGAGCGAAGAGTCGGAATCGGACCAGGACCAGCTCACCTCCAGTCGCACCGAGTCCTCCAACCAGCACGAGGGCAAGATCAAGCACA GCATCATCTACCATGGAGCACAATCAAGCACCTCCTCCGATCTGTCACCAATGTCCGAACAGAAATCATTGCCCCGCCGCGGTCGCTCCAGGTATCATCATCAGCAATATCAGTTTTCCACCAATACCACACCGCGCcaccacaacagcaacaaaatgaacaacaacaccaccagcaacacGAACACCACAGCCACCAATACGACAGCCACACCATCGACATCCAGCAATTCGAACAAAATTCTATCGCCGCGGGGCGGAAATCTGAAATCCATATCGAGCACGTTCAAATCGCAAGACTCCATACAGTGCCACATACCCACATTGGTCAAGTCGCCATCGATCAGTACACAGCAGCAGAAACAGTTCCACAAGCAGCAGTTGCAGAATAGTAGTACCAATAATTCCCAGCATAGTAGCTCCAATCCGAACAGCAGTAGTttgaagcaacagcagcccCTCCTGATCACGCCCAAGCTCCATCAGCTGGAGGCCAATGGCCAGGAGCTGTTGGGGCTGGACGGGATCGGCAATAGCCCGTTGGTAGCCTGCATGCCGCCCTCCTCACAGTTCCGCCCCATACCCCACAAGTCCATAATGCCCGCGCATGAGCCACCGCACCACCACAACCACAGCCAGCAATCGCAtccccaccagcagcagcagcatcagcatccgGGCACGCTGCTCAACCCCTCGACGGCCATGCTCTCCTCCAAGTTCTTCACAGCGCCCACGCTGCCCAAATAG